In Hyla sarda isolate aHylSar1 chromosome 9, aHylSar1.hap1, whole genome shotgun sequence, the following proteins share a genomic window:
- the IER3 gene encoding radiation-inducible immediate-early gene IEX-1 — MCLESGSKMLRRRPNPLPVLCFQDSSSDTDSEPPRVLPRLPARNSHPEIFTFDVQSVAPVKPLRAKGRRPRRVLYPAKVRRYLPPPETDRPLRWFYLLCLLVFVQICCEDAVPEELELPSSGVQLLPQPCALLPVTPEPPVPFTNHSLELHDATLSWVYHQR, encoded by the coding sequence ATGTGCCTGGAATCCGGCTCCAAAATGCTCCGGCGGAGACCAAACCCTCTGCCCGTCCTCTGCTTCCAGGACAGCAGCTCCGACACTGACAGTGAGCCGCCCCGGGTGCTCCCCCGCCTGCCGGCCCGCAACAGCCACCCGGAGATCTTCACCTTCGATGTGCAGTCTGTGGCCCCCGTGAAGCCCCTGAGGGCCAAGGGGAGGAGACCCCGCAGGGTCCTGTATCCGGCCAAAGTGCGGCGCTACCTGCCTCCCCCAGAGACTGACCGGCCCCTGCGCTGGTTCTACCTGCTCTGCCTCTTGGTCTTCGTTCAGATCTGCTGCGAGGATGCGGTACCGGAGGAGCTGGAACTCCCATCATCCGGTGTACAACTACTCCCACAGCCGTGTGCCCTGCTGCCCGTCACCCCGGAGCCCCCGGTGCCCTTCACCAACCACAGCCTGGAGCTGCACGATGCCACCCTGAGCTGGGTGTACCATCAGCGCTGA